GAGCACGAGAAATGGCGGGCCGCGCGTTGGTGCACCGGGCGGTGGCCGACCAGCTGATCGATCACGTCTACCGAAATGTCCGGGACGGGGTCCTGCCGCCGGCCGCCGGGACGCTGATCCGGTTGTTCCACTCCGAGACCGTGACAACCGAGATCGACATCGCAACGGCCATCGCGGGGGCCGTCGGCGTGGTTGGCGAGGTGGGCGAGGGGCTGGAGACCGGGCTGCGTTACCTGGCCCGGCAGACCGTCGCCATTGGCGGCGGCACGACGGAAATGGCGCGCAATGTGATCGGCGAACGGGTGCTGGGCTTCCCGCGCGAATACGCCGCCGACCGTGGGGTGCCGTTCAGTCAGGTGCGGCATGGCCAGACCCGCTGAACGCTAGTCTTCGACGAAGACGTTTTCGCTATCACCGCTGACGACGGGGATCTGCACCATCGACAGGATGTGGTGGGCGGGACTGCCCGGCGGTGCGATCAGCACGCAGCTGCCGCCCTGTCTGCCGGCTCGATCCCGCGCGGCGGCCAGTGCGCTGACGCCCGCCGAGCCCAAGTGGGTGACCGCGCTCAGGTCGACCGTCAAAGGTGCGATGCCCGAACGACTTTCAACCGCGAGCTGGCGGTCCAGGGTGGACGCGGTGATGGAGTCGACATCGCCGCTGACCATGATGTGTCCGGGGCCCCGGAGCACGGAGCTGAACTCGTGGTCGCCGGGCCGCTGGTAGCGGCCGCGGTTGACGACGGTATCGGTCACGAAGTTCGCCGGTCGCGACAGACGATGGGTCACGCTGGCTGTGGTTCCGGCGTCACTGCGGGTGATGAGTGCCTGGGACACCAGCGCATCGGCCATCGCAAGTCCACGCCCGCGGCCCTGTTCACCCGCACGGTGATCCTTCCATGTCCCGCGGTCGATCACGGCCGCATGTAGGTTGCCATCGCCGGACAGCGACGCGTTGACCACAACCCCGTCGGGAACCTCGGTGCCGTAACCGTGTTCGACCGCGTTCTCGACGAACTCCGAAATCGCGTGCACGATGTCCGAGATGTCGTCGGCGTGGGCACCGACCTCGGAGAGCCACTCGCGAAGCCGCGCCCGCACGACCCGTGCGGCGTGGACCGTCGCGTCCAGCGTCAGGTGCAGCGGTTGCGGGGGCGTGCGCCGTTGTACCGCGAGCAGTGTGACGTCGTCGTTGTAACCGGTTGAGCGGAGCAACAATTCGAGTGTCTCCGAGCATAGGCGGTCGATCGTTCGGGCGGGCGTGTCCATCACGAAACCGCTGGCGCCGCCGGCGATATTGGCGGCCAGGTCAGCGAATTCGGCGGTGCTGGCGCCCAGTGGGCGGCCCGGTCGCTCGATCAAGCCGTCGGAGTAGAACAAGATAGAGTCGCCGGTGTCCAGCGGTTCGCTGCGCACCGAAAATCCGACGCGGCTGCCGAGCGGCCCCGCGCCGGAGGGCTCGAGGTAGCGTGCGGCGGCGCCTGCGGTCACCAACAGCGGCGGCGGATGACCGGCGGTGCAGTAGTGAAATTCGCCCGTGGTGTAGTCGAGCGAGCCGACGCACAAGGTGGCCGACCTCGAGCCCGGGACATGCTGGTGAAATCGGTCCAATGCCGTGAGTGCCTCGGTAATGGTGTGGCCCTGCAAGATTTGCATCCGCAGCGCGGTGCGCAGCTGCGACATCACCGCCGCGGCTTCGACGCCGTGGCCGACGACGTCGCCCACGACAAGCACCAGTCGATTCTCCAGCGCGATCGCATCAAACCAGTCGCCACCGGCCGCGGTGTCCTGCGCGGCGACCAGGTATTCCGCGGCGATGTCGGCGTCGGGAACGACGGGCACTGTGGCGGCGAGCAGGGCCTGCTGCATGACGATGGCCGAGTCGCGCACATTGCGGTAGCGCTCGGACAACTCCTGGATGCGCGCCTCGGCGGCCGAGCGCGACCGCACCCGCTCGGTGACGTCGTCGAAAAGGACCTGTACGCCCTCAATGGAACCGTCGGGGCCGCGGCGGGGCGTGACGAGAAAGTCGAAGTACTTCTCTTCGATGCCCGCCCCGGCGAAGTCGGCTTGCAGCCGCCATGCGGTCCCGGTTTGCGGTTCGCCAGTCCGATAAACCCGGTCGAGCATCGGGAAGATCTGCTGGCCCTCCAGCTCGGGATACACCTCGCGGACCCGCTTCCCGACCGGGCTGAACCCGGGATTGAGCGAGCGATACGCCGCGTTGGCCGCGATGAAGCGATGCTCGGGACCATCGAGGCCGAGCAACATCGCGGGGACGTTCTCGAAGATGCGGCGAACGTCGTCGGCCGTACCAGCAATCTTGTCCCAGTCCTTTTCGGCCACCATCTGGCCGTCCCTCCTACGGAGCCTCCCGCGGGCTGTTCCATGGACCGAATTGAAAATCTAGCAAAGCGCGATCTATTGAACACGCGCAAGTAATGAGATTAGCAACCACCGCCGGGTGGTTAGTGCACCAGTTTCGCATCGGCGGCGGGTCCGAGCACGTCGGCGGGCCTTTCGGAGGGAGCGTCTTTTCAAGTGCACCGCCGAACGTCGCGTCTACGGGCC
This Mycobacterium simiae DNA region includes the following protein-coding sequences:
- a CDS encoding SpoIIE family protein phosphatase produces the protein MVAEKDWDKIAGTADDVRRIFENVPAMLLGLDGPEHRFIAANAAYRSLNPGFSPVGKRVREVYPELEGQQIFPMLDRVYRTGEPQTGTAWRLQADFAGAGIEEKYFDFLVTPRRGPDGSIEGVQVLFDDVTERVRSRSAAEARIQELSERYRNVRDSAIVMQQALLAATVPVVPDADIAAEYLVAAQDTAAGGDWFDAIALENRLVLVVGDVVGHGVEAAAVMSQLRTALRMQILQGHTITEALTALDRFHQHVPGSRSATLCVGSLDYTTGEFHYCTAGHPPPLLVTAGAAARYLEPSGAGPLGSRVGFSVRSEPLDTGDSILFYSDGLIERPGRPLGASTAEFADLAANIAGGASGFVMDTPARTIDRLCSETLELLLRSTGYNDDVTLLAVQRRTPPQPLHLTLDATVHAARVVRARLREWLSEVGAHADDISDIVHAISEFVENAVEHGYGTEVPDGVVVNASLSGDGNLHAAVIDRGTWKDHRAGEQGRGRGLAMADALVSQALITRSDAGTTASVTHRLSRPANFVTDTVVNRGRYQRPGDHEFSSVLRGPGHIMVSGDVDSITASTLDRQLAVESRSGIAPLTVDLSAVTHLGSAGVSALAAARDRAGRQGGSCVLIAPPGSPAHHILSMVQIPVVSGDSENVFVED